TTGAGCATCTCATATCCCGCTGTCATAGCCAGGGGATTGCCCGACAATGTGCCGGCCTGCGACACCATTTTTCCCAGAGGTGAAATATCTGACATAATTTCTCGCCTACCCCCAAAAGCACCAACGGGCAGCCCACCGCCGATAATCTTCCCCAGAGTCGTCAAATCAGGCGTCACCCCATAAAGCTCCTGCGCACCACCCTGACTGACGCGAAACCCTGTGATGACCTCATCGAAAATCAGCACAATGCCCCTCTCTGCCGTTATATCTCTCAACCCCTGCAAAAACCCCGGCGCTGGCGGAATCACCCCCATATTGCCGGCCACAGGCTCAACAATAACAGCCGCGATCTCATCCCTATTTTCCACAACGGCTTTTTCTACGGCCTCCAGATCATTAAAAGGCACAGTAATCGAATCCGCTGCTGTTCCAGGTGTAACCCCCGGACTACTCGGCGCGCCCATCGTGAGAGCTGAAGACCCCGCCTGAATCAGAAAACTATCGGCATGCCCGTGCCAGCACCCCTCAAATTTGACAATTTTGTTTCGCCCCGTGTGTCCGCGAGCCAGCCGAATAGCCGACATCGTGGCTTCGGTACCCGAATTTACCATCCGCACCATTTCCACGCTCGGCACCATTTCAGTGACCAATTGGGCCATCTTCACTTCGATTTCTGTCGGCGCGCCAAAACTCGTGCCCCCAGCAGCCGCTGCATTGACAGCCGCGACAATTTCCGGATGTGCATGGCCCAAAATAAGCGGTCCCCATGACCCCACAAAATCGATATAAGACCTCCCATCGACATCGACAATTCGCGCCCCCTCTCCTTTCACAATAAAGAGCGGATCGCCACCTACGGGGCCAAATGCTCTTGCAGGACTATTCACACCGCCGGGAATCACCTGTTGTGCTGCGTCAAATAGCGTTTTTGAACGCGTATTCAAATCACACCTCCGTGAAAAGACAAATGGAATTTCAAGACAACATCTTAATTACACCTCTCACTGTCAAGCTAATTCATCCACTTGCAAAACACGACCACAATCCGTATATTATTTGCACAGCGGCAGTAGCTCAATTGGACAGAGCATCTGGCTTCGGACCAGAGGGTTGGGGGTTCGAGTCCTCTCTGCCGCACTTTATTTTTCAGGCACTTAAAATTTAAGTGCCTGAATTTTTTATCTTCACACCTATGAGCGATACAATCACCATCAGAGGTGCGCGTCAGCACAACCTCAAAAATATCGACCTGGACATCCCGCGCAACTGCCTCGTCGTCATCACCGGACCCTCGGGATCGGGCAAATCGTCCCTGGCCTTCGACACCATCTACGCCGAGGGACAACGCCGTTATGTGGAATCGCTATCCGCTTATGCGCGGCAATTTCTCGATCTCATGGACAAACCCGATGCCGACAGCATAGAAGGTCTCTCGCCTGCTGTGGCGATTCAACAACGCGGCATCCCCCGCACACCGCGTTCAACAGTGGGCACCATAACCGAAGTCTATGACTACTTGCGTCTCTTATTCGCCAGAATAGGCACGCCCCACTGTCCGATATGCAGCCAGCCCATTGTGCGCCAGAGCGTCGCGCAAATTGTCGATCGCGTACTCGCACTGCCCGAAGGACAACGCCTGCAGATCCTCGCGCCCCTGATCCGCAATGCCAGAGGCACCCACCTGAGTGTTTTTAACCAGTTGCGCAAGGAAGGCTATCTCAGGGTGCGCGTCAATGGCGAAGTCGCGTCACTTGACAGCGACATCAACCTCGATAAAAACACAGCGCACAACATCGAAGCCGTCATCGACCGCCTCATTGTGCGCGAAAACATGGCCGCGCGCCTCGCAGACTCACTCGAAACAGCCCTCGACCTTGCCAATGGCACAGCCACACTCGACATTATCGACCATGAGGAATGGACGTTTTCCACGCGCTTTGCCTGCACAGAAGGCCACTTTGAAATCGAAGAAATAGAACCCCGCCTCTTCACCTTCAACAGCCCGTACGGGGCTTGCCCCACTTGCAGCGGTATGGGCACT
This genomic interval from Gemmatimonadota bacterium contains the following:
- the hemL gene encoding glutamate-1-semialdehyde 2,1-aminomutase; this translates as MNTRSKTLFDAAQQVIPGGVNSPARAFGPVGGDPLFIVKGEGARIVDVDGRSYIDFVGSWGPLILGHAHPEIVAAVNAAAAGGTSFGAPTEIEVKMAQLVTEMVPSVEMVRMVNSGTEATMSAIRLARGHTGRNKIVKFEGCWHGHADSFLIQAGSSALTMGAPSSPGVTPGTAADSITVPFNDLEAVEKAVVENRDEIAAVIVEPVAGNMGVIPPAPGFLQGLRDITAERGIVLIFDEVITGFRVSQGGAQELYGVTPDLTTLGKIIGGGLPVGAFGGRREIMSDISPLGKMVSQAGTLSGNPLAMTAGYEMLKRLQEPGVYEVLEAKSQALETGILENLKSLGLKYQTNRVGSIMTLFFTELPVTSFDAANACDQNLFARYFREMLNRGVYLAPSQFEAAFVSLAHSDADIDKTIKANYEALKACIS